A genomic window from Macaca thibetana thibetana isolate TM-01 chromosome 16, ASM2454274v1, whole genome shotgun sequence includes:
- the ABHD15 gene encoding protein ABHD15: MPPWGAALALILAVLALLRLLSPRLRGPWGRAVGEGTLPGAQDRDDEEADGGAPGDQFSDRSEPLPGGCSLVCKPSALAQCLLRALRRSAALEPGPRSWLSGPHLQTLCHFVLPVAPGPELAREYLQLADDGLVALDWVVGPCVRGRRITSAGGLPAVLLVIPNAWGRLTRNVLGLCLLALERGYYPVIFHRRGHHGCPLVSPRLQPFGDPSDLKEAVTYIRFRHPAAPLFAVSEGSGSALLLSYLGECGSSSYVTGAACISPVLRCREWFETGLPWPYERGFLIHQKIALSRYATALEDTVDTSRLFRSRSLREFEEALFCHTKSFPISWDTYWDRNDPLRDVDEAAVPVLCICSADDPVCGPPDHTLTTELFHSNPYFFLLLSRHGGHCGFLRQEPLPAWSHEVILESFRALTEFFRMEERMKGLSRHRASFLGGRRRGGALQRREVASSSNLEEIFSWKRSYTR; encoded by the exons ATGCCGCCGTGGGGCGCCGCCCTCGCGCTCATCTTGGCCGTGCTCGCCCTGCTCCGCCTGCTCAGCCCGCGGCTCCGGGGACCCTGGGGGCGCGCCGTCGGAGAGGGGACCCTGCCGGGGGCCCAAGACCGAGACGACGAGGAGGCGGACGGCGGAGCCCCCGGGGACCAGTTCAGCGACAGGAGCGAGCCACTGCCAGGCGGGTGCAGCCTTGTCTGCAAGCCGTCGGCCCTGGCCCAGTGCCTGCTGCGCGCGCTGCGGCGCTCGGCGGCGCTGGAGCCCGGCCCGCGCTCCTGGCTCTCCGGGCCCCACCTGCAGACCCTCTGCCACTTCGTCCTGCCCGTGGCGCCTGGGCCTGAGCTGGCCCGGGAGTACCTGCAGTTGGCGGACGATGGGCTGGTGGCCCTGGACTGGGTGGTGGGACCTTGTGTTAGGGGCCGCCGGATCACCAGCGCCGGGGGCCTTCCTGCGGTGCTTCTGGTGATCCCCAATGCGTGGGGTCGCCTCACCCGCAACGTGCTCGGCCTCTGCTTGCTCGCCCTGGAGCGCGGCTACTACCCGGTCATCTTCCATCGTCGCGGCCACCACGGCTGCCCACTGGTCAGCCCCCGGCTGCAGCCTTTCGGGGACCCGTCCGACCTCAAGGAGGCGGTCACATACATCCGCTTCCGACACCCGGCGGCGCCGCTGTTCGCGGTGAGTGAAGGCTCGGGCTCGGCGCTGCTACTGTCCTACCTGGGCGAGTGCGGCTCCTCCAGCTACGTGACAGGCGCTGCCTGCATCTCACCCGTGCTGCGCTGCCGCGAGTGGTTCGAGACTGGCCTACCCTGGCCCTACGAGCGGGGCTTTCTGATCCACCAGAAGATCGCCCTCAGCAG GTATGCCACAGCCCTGGAGGACACTGTGGACACCAGCAGACTGTTCAGGAGCCGTTCCCTTCGAGAGTTTGAGGAGGCTCTCTTCTGCCACACCAAAAGCTTCCCCATCAGCTGGGATACCTACTGGGACCGCAACGACCCCCTCCGGGATGTGGACGAGGCGGCCGTGCCTGTGCTATGTATCTGCAGTGCTGACGACCCCGTGTGTGGACCCCCAGACCACACTCTGACCACTGAACTCTTCCACAGCAACCCCTacttcttcctcctgctcagcCGCCACGGAGGCCACTGTGGCTTCCTGCGCCAGGAGCCCTTGCCAGCCTGGAGCCACGAGGTCATCCTGGAGTCCTTCCGGGCCTTGACTGAGTTCTTCCGAATGGAGGAGAGGATGAAAGGGCTGAGCAGGCACAGAGCTTCCTTCCTTGGGGGCCGTCGTCGCGGGGGAGCCTTGCAGAGGCGAGAGGTCGCTTCCTCTTCCAACCTGGAGGAGATCTTTAGCTGGAAGCGATCATACACAAGATGA
- the TP53I13 gene encoding tumor protein p53-inducible protein 13 isoform X1 → MAPPPPSPQLLLLAALARLLGPSEVMAGPAEEAGAHCPEGLWPLPPQVSPRVTYTRVSPGRAEDVTFLYHPCAHPWLKFQLALLAYACMANPSLAPDSSLTQDRPLVLTAWELALEMAWVEPTWAAHWLMRRRRRKERKKKAWIYCESLSGLAPTEPTLGRGRLCRRGCVQALALAFALRSWRPPGTEVTSQGPRQPSPNGAKRRRLRAALGPQPTRSALRFPSASSGSLKARQPMVGIPGRESNAPSVPTVSFLPGAPGGNASSRTEAQVLNGQGSPGGCVCSSQASPAPRAAAPPRAARGPTPRTEEAAWAAMALTFLLVLLTLATLCTRLHRNFRRGESIYWGPTADSQDTVAAVLKRRLLQPSRRVKRSRRRPLLPPTPDSGPEGESSE, encoded by the exons ATGGCGCCTCCTCCGCCTTCGCCCCAGCTGCTTCTCTTGGCAGCCCTTGCGAGGCTCCTGGGTCCCAGCGAG GTGATGGCTGGGCCGGCGGAGGAGGCGGGAGCCCATTGTCCCGAGGGCCTGTGGCCTCTGCCCCCGCAG GTGTCACCAAGAGTGACCTACACACGAGTGAGCCCAGGACGG GCTGAGGATGTCACCTTCCTCTACCACCCCTGTGCCCACCCGTGGCTGAAGTTCCAGCTTGCCCTCTTGGCCTATGCTTGTATGGCTAACCCCTCCCTCGCCCCTGACTCCAGCCTCACGCAGGATCGG CCCCTGGTGCTGACTGCATGGGAGCTGGCGCTGGAGATGGCCTGGGTAGAGCCAACCTGGGCCGCCCACTGGCTGAtgaggaggcggaggaggaaggagaggaagaagaaggcaTGGATCTACTGTGAAAGCCTTTCAGGGCTGGCACCCACCGAGCCAACCCTGGGTAGAGGGAGACTGTGCCGGAGAGGGTGTGTGCAG GCCCTGGCTCTGGCCTTCGCTTTGCGGAGCTGGCGGCCCCCTGGCACAGAAGTGACATCTCAAGGGCCCAGGCAGCCCTCTCCCAATGGTGCCAAAAGACGGAGGCTGCGGGCTGCCCTTGGTCCCCAGCCCACTCGCTCAGCCCTGAGGTTTCCCTCTGCTTCCTCAGGGAGCTTGAAGGCCAGGCAGCCCATGGTGGGAATCCCTGGTAGGGAGAGTAATGCCCCATCTGTGCCCACTGTCTCCTTCCTGCCCGGGGCGCCTGGAGGCAATGCCAGCTCCAGGACAGAGGCTCAGGTGCTCAACGGGCAAGGCAGCCCTGGGGGCTGTGTCTGTTCAAGTCAGGCTTCCCCGGCCCCTCGCGCAGCAGCGCCTCCACGGGCAGCCCGCGGCCCCACCCCACGCACTGAAGAGGCCGCCTGGGCTGCCATGGCCCTAACCTTCCTGCTGGTGCTGCTCACCCTGGCCACGCTCTGCACACGGCTGCACAGAAACTTCCGACGCGGGGAGAGCATCTATTGGGGGCCCACAGCGGACAGCCAGGACACAGTGGCTG CTGTGCTGAAGCGGAGGCTGCTGCAGCCCTCGCGCCGGGTCAAGCGCTCCCGCCGGAGACCCCTCCTTCCGCCCACGCCGGACAGCGGCCCGGAAGGCGAGAGCTCGGAGTGA
- the TP53I13 gene encoding tumor protein p53-inducible protein 13 isoform X2, producing MAGPAEEAGAHCPEGLWPLPPQVSPRVTYTRVSPGRAEDVTFLYHPCAHPWLKFQLALLAYACMANPSLAPDSSLTQDRPLVLTAWELALEMAWVEPTWAAHWLMRRRRRKERKKKAWIYCESLSGLAPTEPTLGRGRLCRRGCVQALALAFALRSWRPPGTEVTSQGPRQPSPNGAKRRRLRAALGPQPTRSALRFPSASSGSLKARQPMVGIPGRESNAPSVPTVSFLPGAPGGNASSRTEAQVLNGQGSPGGCVCSSQASPAPRAAAPPRAARGPTPRTEEAAWAAMALTFLLVLLTLATLCTRLHRNFRRGESIYWGPTADSQDTVAAVLKRRLLQPSRRVKRSRRRPLLPPTPDSGPEGESSE from the exons ATGGCTGGGCCGGCGGAGGAGGCGGGAGCCCATTGTCCCGAGGGCCTGTGGCCTCTGCCCCCGCAG GTGTCACCAAGAGTGACCTACACACGAGTGAGCCCAGGACGG GCTGAGGATGTCACCTTCCTCTACCACCCCTGTGCCCACCCGTGGCTGAAGTTCCAGCTTGCCCTCTTGGCCTATGCTTGTATGGCTAACCCCTCCCTCGCCCCTGACTCCAGCCTCACGCAGGATCGG CCCCTGGTGCTGACTGCATGGGAGCTGGCGCTGGAGATGGCCTGGGTAGAGCCAACCTGGGCCGCCCACTGGCTGAtgaggaggcggaggaggaaggagaggaagaagaaggcaTGGATCTACTGTGAAAGCCTTTCAGGGCTGGCACCCACCGAGCCAACCCTGGGTAGAGGGAGACTGTGCCGGAGAGGGTGTGTGCAG GCCCTGGCTCTGGCCTTCGCTTTGCGGAGCTGGCGGCCCCCTGGCACAGAAGTGACATCTCAAGGGCCCAGGCAGCCCTCTCCCAATGGTGCCAAAAGACGGAGGCTGCGGGCTGCCCTTGGTCCCCAGCCCACTCGCTCAGCCCTGAGGTTTCCCTCTGCTTCCTCAGGGAGCTTGAAGGCCAGGCAGCCCATGGTGGGAATCCCTGGTAGGGAGAGTAATGCCCCATCTGTGCCCACTGTCTCCTTCCTGCCCGGGGCGCCTGGAGGCAATGCCAGCTCCAGGACAGAGGCTCAGGTGCTCAACGGGCAAGGCAGCCCTGGGGGCTGTGTCTGTTCAAGTCAGGCTTCCCCGGCCCCTCGCGCAGCAGCGCCTCCACGGGCAGCCCGCGGCCCCACCCCACGCACTGAAGAGGCCGCCTGGGCTGCCATGGCCCTAACCTTCCTGCTGGTGCTGCTCACCCTGGCCACGCTCTGCACACGGCTGCACAGAAACTTCCGACGCGGGGAGAGCATCTATTGGGGGCCCACAGCGGACAGCCAGGACACAGTGGCTG CTGTGCTGAAGCGGAGGCTGCTGCAGCCCTCGCGCCGGGTCAAGCGCTCCCGCCGGAGACCCCTCCTTCCGCCCACGCCGGACAGCGGCCCGGAAGGCGAGAGCTCGGAGTGA